The following coding sequences lie in one Vibrio sp. BS-M-Sm-2 genomic window:
- a CDS encoding nuclear transport factor 2 family protein: MLNNQILEACKQGIDAWQKAFNSQDAKECAAQYTEVCVMEARPFGVFEGREAIQAFWQNIIDQGFKDVDYTDVTWAEHPEGGYILTASWTMNKAFGVVHREHWALEGDGHARLVSDYFEVQGER; the protein is encoded by the coding sequence ATGTTAAACAACCAAATATTAGAAGCATGCAAGCAAGGCATTGACGCATGGCAGAAAGCATTCAACAGCCAAGATGCCAAAGAGTGTGCAGCTCAATACACTGAAGTATGTGTGATGGAAGCGCGTCCGTTTGGTGTTTTTGAAGGTCGTGAAGCGATTCAAGCATTTTGGCAGAATATTATTGACCAAGGCTTCAAAGACGTTGATTACACAGACGTGACGTGGGCAGAACACCCAGAAGGCGGCTACATCCTGACTGCAAGCTGGACGATGAACAAGGCATTCGGTGTCGTGCACCGTGAGCACTGGGCTTTGGAAGGCGATGGCCATGCTCGCCTAGTAAGCGACTACTTTGAAGTTCAAGGCGAACGCTAG
- the proX gene encoding glycine betaine/L-proline ABC transporter substrate-binding protein ProX → MNNSWKSKLAVSIVSTLAVSTNVWAASLPGEGVSVQPVQSSVAEETFQTLIVNRALEELGYDVKSTQEVDYNVGYTSIAKGDATFLTVGWFPLHADKYKMAGGDDKFYREGQYVSGAAQGYLIDKKTAEKYNITNIGQLTDPKIAKLFDADGDGKADLTGCNPGWGCEMVIEHQLSAFKLDDTVTHNQGNYAAIIADTISRYQKGESILYYTWTPYWVSGVLAPNEDVVWLEVPFSSLPGERANVDTTLSNGKNYGFEMNSMRIIANKEFAKNNPSAAKLFEIIKLNINDVSAQNMMMSKGKNSSADIEAHVNGWIKANQSTFDGWITEAKKAAL, encoded by the coding sequence ATGAATAATTCATGGAAGAGCAAACTAGCCGTTAGCATCGTTTCGACACTGGCTGTATCAACGAACGTGTGGGCAGCAAGCTTGCCAGGTGAAGGTGTATCAGTTCAGCCAGTTCAATCGTCTGTTGCGGAAGAAACATTCCAAACGTTGATTGTTAACCGCGCTCTTGAAGAGCTTGGCTACGACGTGAAATCTACGCAAGAAGTGGATTACAATGTAGGTTACACCTCTATCGCAAAAGGTGACGCGACGTTCCTAACGGTAGGTTGGTTCCCGCTTCATGCTGATAAATACAAAATGGCGGGCGGCGATGACAAATTCTACCGCGAAGGCCAATATGTAAGTGGTGCCGCTCAAGGTTACCTAATCGATAAGAAAACGGCAGAAAAGTACAACATCACTAATATTGGTCAATTGACTGATCCAAAAATCGCCAAGCTGTTTGACGCAGACGGTGATGGCAAAGCAGACCTAACAGGCTGTAACCCAGGTTGGGGCTGTGAAATGGTTATCGAACACCAACTATCGGCATTCAAGCTGGACGATACGGTAACTCATAATCAAGGTAACTATGCGGCGATCATTGCCGACACAATTTCACGTTACCAGAAAGGTGAATCAATCCTTTACTACACGTGGACACCTTATTGGGTGAGTGGCGTATTGGCGCCTAACGAAGATGTAGTATGGCTAGAAGTTCCGTTCTCTTCACTACCAGGTGAGCGTGCGAATGTTGATACTACTTTGTCTAATGGTAAAAACTACGGCTTCGAAATGAACTCAATGCGCATTATTGCGAACAAAGAGTTTGCTAAGAACAACCCATCAGCGGCTAAACTTTTCGAAATCATCAAACTTAACATCAATGATGTAAGTGCTCAGAACATGATGATGAGCAAAGGTAAAAACAGCTCTGCGGATATCGAAGCGCACGTAAACGGTTGGATCAAAGCGAACCAAAGTACGTTCGATGGTTGGATTACAGAAGCGAAGAAAGCAGCGCTGTAA
- a CDS encoding HAD-IIB family hydrolase, with the protein MIKMLVCDFDGTLDGGSSHGVNQLFDYLTEQPDIRFIIATGRTLPSIRVGLESDNYPKPHSIISDVGTKIHHVHSQKPDHVWHNQLEASWNKSKVETALAPLDFMGERFENHQGDYKITFEGKLSDPQHELIESSLESHGLDVHLTYSHDWYLDITPKGVNKATAIHHLLKQHDLSVAEVCVAGDSANDTSMLTIEGVNSILVANHYPEVAHLSDRDNVYTSRATHAEGVLEGLKYWQGRASSIR; encoded by the coding sequence ATGATAAAAATGTTGGTGTGTGACTTTGACGGTACGCTTGATGGTGGTTCATCTCACGGTGTTAACCAGTTGTTTGATTACCTCACAGAGCAACCTGATATCCGCTTTATCATAGCGACGGGAAGAACATTACCTTCGATTCGAGTGGGTTTAGAATCGGATAACTACCCGAAACCACACAGTATTATTAGCGATGTGGGCACGAAAATTCATCATGTTCATTCCCAAAAACCAGACCATGTTTGGCATAACCAACTGGAAGCTTCTTGGAACAAATCAAAGGTAGAGACGGCTCTCGCACCACTTGATTTTATGGGTGAGCGCTTCGAAAACCATCAAGGTGATTACAAGATTACTTTTGAAGGGAAACTGTCTGATCCTCAACATGAGTTGATCGAATCAAGTTTGGAATCGCACGGATTGGATGTACATCTCACCTACTCTCACGACTGGTATCTGGACATCACCCCGAAGGGCGTCAATAAGGCTACCGCGATTCATCATCTGCTCAAACAACATGATTTGAGCGTTGCGGAAGTGTGCGTAGCGGGTGATTCTGCTAACGACACCTCGATGCTCACCATTGAGGGCGTAAACTCGATATTGGTCGCTAATCATTATCCTGAGGTTGCTCACCTATCGGATAGAGACAACGTATACACGAGTAGAGCAACACACGCTGAGGGTGTGTTAGAAGGCCTTAAATACTGGCAAGGGCGTGCGTCGAGTATCCGATAA
- a CDS encoding Ig-like domain-containing protein: MKLMKEIIITLCSTISLFGCGEGSDSSSQTTQPTSPSEVNIEASVVQSKALVDIESQTVVKVDSDIDFRLTSVNLVSDGTACEVTSVEGMTFTTLSAQVGECQFEYKVEPVEQDVYSGQASSLARVSVSETADNNTLPNLSETTNVETPVTIDLSEEFSDDLDTSIYTVSEEVTLLGSGSVEVDSLNNTITYSPADIGVTRIMYSMSDGSSTKLGNIDVAVSDTGNTPPIANDYIREGKLAKDMSVEIDLTDYVSDAEDSVILDSVRAYNAETEITSTSKHTFTFQSSEAGPHEVAYTVTDGRGGYAVGQVYLEVEPDFSLVQDWDDITILDSVLNSEITYSAPMSKAMADYVNSDYLTVQTENGDYGPNGAQIAEMNWLQAKNYCETRNGRLPQERELEALAETDPYKNSNWPTNTPYWTATRVSETDGSIVSLIDGTFSSQSIEGVGYVSCVYLRGDVNDFSILDVENSDNNEPTSTLRYVTATLLDPDGIPAPYQNITFWTRNEQGGFGVTKNELEIESMTDSDGSATAVYSFTSGYDDFVMAQYRDSALFTAVSLQSSGFDVTNPDDWNVSKVYGDVLLADYEPIIDETGTKVALGDMNEYLTAISKTPIIGSQVTIKFGIDRTEADKLNGGAINVIFQQVSSLAPDINEWCDVMVHGDCEWSRFGKQTAGFPQNDTRSLGFTFDYYYQIINFKNANEIVASGTLLNRTLTQLYYKVVIKDGSLYIYQSTQFDYSDESLVIDYPMSDINIDTNKFFYFGLSGGGDGADGTKAKINYLDFDF; the protein is encoded by the coding sequence ATGAAATTAATGAAAGAAATAATCATCACACTCTGCTCCACAATTTCGTTATTTGGTTGCGGAGAAGGTTCTGATTCAAGCTCTCAAACGACTCAACCCACTTCACCTTCAGAGGTAAATATTGAAGCCTCTGTGGTTCAGTCAAAAGCGCTGGTCGATATTGAATCTCAAACGGTTGTCAAAGTAGATTCAGATATTGATTTTCGTTTAACGTCAGTGAACCTAGTCAGTGATGGAACAGCTTGTGAAGTAACTTCTGTTGAAGGTATGACGTTTACAACTTTATCGGCTCAGGTTGGCGAGTGTCAATTTGAATATAAAGTAGAACCCGTTGAGCAAGATGTATATTCTGGGCAAGCCTCATCACTCGCAAGGGTATCTGTTTCTGAAACTGCTGATAATAATACACTGCCGAATTTGTCAGAAACGACCAATGTCGAGACTCCAGTGACGATCGACCTGTCTGAAGAATTTTCGGATGACTTGGATACATCAATATATACGGTTTCGGAAGAGGTGACTTTATTAGGCTCGGGCTCAGTTGAAGTCGACTCGCTAAATAATACGATTACATATTCACCGGCAGATATTGGTGTGACACGCATTATGTACTCAATGAGTGATGGCTCTTCAACCAAACTCGGAAACATCGATGTAGCTGTCTCTGATACTGGCAATACACCACCAATCGCTAATGACTATATTAGAGAAGGTAAGCTAGCCAAAGACATGTCGGTTGAAATCGACCTAACAGACTATGTATCTGACGCTGAAGATAGTGTGATTTTAGATTCTGTACGTGCCTATAACGCTGAAACGGAGATTACCTCAACATCTAAGCACACTTTTACGTTTCAATCATCAGAAGCGGGGCCGCACGAGGTCGCTTATACGGTAACGGATGGACGTGGTGGGTATGCAGTTGGGCAAGTCTATCTTGAAGTAGAACCTGATTTTAGTCTTGTGCAAGATTGGGACGACATTACGATTTTAGATAGTGTTCTAAATAGCGAGATTACTTATTCTGCACCCATGTCCAAAGCGATGGCTGATTATGTTAATTCCGATTATTTAACGGTTCAAACCGAAAATGGTGACTATGGGCCTAATGGTGCTCAAATTGCAGAAATGAACTGGTTACAGGCGAAAAACTATTGTGAGACACGCAATGGTCGTTTACCCCAAGAGAGAGAACTCGAAGCTTTAGCTGAGACTGATCCATACAAGAACAGTAACTGGCCAACGAACACACCTTATTGGACAGCCACAAGAGTATCGGAAACCGATGGTTCTATAGTCTCTTTAATTGATGGTACGTTCAGCAGTCAAAGTATAGAGGGTGTTGGATATGTTTCATGTGTTTACCTCAGAGGGGATGTAAATGATTTCTCAATTTTAGATGTGGAAAATAGTGACAATAACGAACCGACTAGTACGCTTCGCTATGTTACTGCGACTTTGTTAGACCCCGATGGAATTCCAGCACCTTACCAAAATATTACTTTTTGGACTAGGAATGAGCAAGGGGGGTTTGGTGTAACAAAAAACGAATTAGAAATTGAATCTATGACTGATTCTGATGGTAGTGCTACTGCTGTTTATTCTTTCACTAGTGGCTATGACGACTTTGTGATGGCGCAGTACAGAGACAGTGCGTTATTTACGGCTGTTAGCTTACAATCATCAGGATTTGATGTAACCAATCCTGATGATTGGAATGTATCAAAGGTTTATGGGGATGTTTTACTTGCTGACTATGAACCGATTATTGATGAAACTGGAACAAAGGTAGCGTTAGGAGATATGAACGAGTATCTAACAGCAATATCGAAAACTCCGATTATTGGTAGCCAGGTAACGATTAAGTTTGGCATAGATAGGACAGAAGCTGACAAGTTAAATGGCGGTGCTATCAATGTCATATTTCAGCAAGTTAGTTCCCTAGCTCCAGATATAAATGAATGGTGTGATGTTATGGTTCATGGTGACTGTGAATGGAGCCGTTTTGGAAAGCAAACCGCAGGGTTTCCTCAAAATGACACCCGCTCTTTAGGTTTTACATTTGACTACTATTACCAAATCATAAATTTTAAAAATGCGAATGAAATTGTAGCTTCAGGAACATTGTTAAATAGAACGTTAACACAACTTTATTACAAGGTTGTTATTAAAGATGGAAGTTTGTACATATATCAATCAACTCAGTTTGATTATTCTGATGAGTCGTTGGTTATTGATTATCCAATGTCAGATATAAATATAGATACTAATAAGTTTTTCTATTTTGGCCTTTCTGGCGGTGGAGATGGTGCCGATGGAACTAAAGCAAAAATTAATTATCTAGATTTTGATTTTTAG
- a CDS encoding LysR family transcriptional regulator, whose amino-acid sequence MNKLKQMSIFAHIVEQGSVSAAAEKLELSKSVVSQHLKILEQELGASLLKRTTRRQILTSMGERFYLSCKDINVIADSAWDMAKAELEEPQGRIRITAPNALMDLLVAPVIAELMKQYPKLKPELISDDQHLDFMEHDIDLAVRVGSSRDSNLKQKRLGEFKDVLCGVEGMQDRELESIPYIANSWQGKQVTHHFSSQNEQDFVYQQQASCTTNSFHSCLALIKSGVGIGVIPDFYLHQLSDEVVDVIPNFQLPTNTVYALTPFAANTPIAIKLCVQALEEKLRQTLYKTAVQLNSDAQ is encoded by the coding sequence ATGAATAAGCTAAAGCAGATGTCTATTTTCGCTCATATTGTAGAGCAGGGTTCAGTATCAGCGGCGGCTGAAAAGCTTGAACTATCTAAGTCTGTCGTCAGCCAGCACCTTAAAATACTGGAACAAGAGTTAGGCGCCTCACTTCTTAAACGAACAACGCGGAGACAGATCCTGACCAGTATGGGGGAGCGTTTTTATCTAAGCTGTAAAGACATCAACGTGATCGCTGACTCTGCTTGGGATATGGCGAAAGCAGAATTAGAAGAGCCACAAGGTCGGATTAGAATCACGGCTCCGAATGCGTTAATGGATTTGTTGGTCGCGCCTGTTATTGCAGAGCTAATGAAGCAATACCCAAAGCTAAAACCAGAACTGATCAGTGATGATCAGCACTTAGATTTCATGGAACATGATATTGATCTCGCAGTTCGAGTAGGCAGCTCCCGTGACAGTAACCTTAAGCAGAAGCGCTTAGGCGAGTTCAAAGATGTGTTGTGTGGTGTTGAAGGTATGCAAGATAGAGAGCTTGAATCTATCCCTTACATCGCAAATTCTTGGCAGGGGAAACAGGTGACTCATCACTTTAGTTCTCAAAATGAACAAGACTTTGTCTACCAACAGCAAGCCAGCTGTACCACCAACTCTTTTCACAGTTGCCTTGCCTTAATCAAATCAGGCGTTGGTATTGGTGTAATACCAGATTTCTACCTTCATCAGCTATCCGATGAGGTGGTCGATGTCATACCGAACTTTCAATTGCCAACTAACACGGTCTATGCGTTAACCCCATTCGCTGCAAACACACCGATCGCCATTAAACTATGTGTTCAAGCATTGGAAGAGAAGCTAAGGCAAACTTTGTATAAAACAGCTGTTCAATTGAATTCTGATGCTCAATAG
- a CDS encoding TIGR02450 family Trp-rich protein → MNRINPKKLLRSKWTAVSPLKKEKHFMVTEVEFDEGEVVRCMIEAVMTKREENINWRELTDNQNWLPGWK, encoded by the coding sequence ATGAATCGAATCAATCCAAAGAAACTACTTCGCAGTAAATGGACGGCCGTTAGCCCTTTGAAGAAAGAAAAGCACTTTATGGTCACAGAAGTTGAATTTGATGAAGGGGAAGTAGTGCGCTGCATGATAGAGGCAGTAATGACTAAACGAGAAGAAAACATCAATTGGCGAGAGCTTACTGATAATCAAAATTGGCTCCCAGGCTGGAAGTAG
- a CDS encoding nitrogenase-stabilizing/protective protein NifW, whose amino-acid sequence MSQTEFQQKIASFTAIEQALDYFEIGFDSKFIDQNRIELVKRFNGYLILAKPDDWFSGRRALKNAYCKVQRSKLDRHTRSACRGCTTCQRR is encoded by the coding sequence ATGAGCCAAACAGAATTCCAACAAAAAATAGCGAGTTTCACTGCCATCGAACAAGCGCTTGATTACTTTGAGATTGGCTTTGATAGCAAGTTCATCGATCAAAACAGAATCGAGCTCGTTAAACGATTTAATGGTTATCTGATTCTTGCGAAACCTGATGATTGGTTTTCTGGACGAAGGGCATTGAAAAACGCTTATTGCAAGGTGCAACGTAGCAAGTTAGATCGCCACACACGTTCTGCCTGTCGCGGGTGTACGACTTGCCAGCGCCGATAG
- the proW gene encoding glycine betaine/L-proline ABC transporter permease ProW, which translates to MSSEQTNNDPWSQSTPAAQPASDPWGQAADTSPSADWLSSETVETTPFDPLNPFAEAVLPVDTWVESGLNWLVEHGRPLFQAIRVPIDFILSSFETALVSTPAPFMLIILFLVAWQFSNLKLGVATAVSLTFIGLIGAWSEAMTTLSLVMTSVFFCLLIGLPMGIWLARSNTAAKFVRPILDAMQTTPAFVYLVPIVMLFGIGNVPGVVVTIIFALPPVVRLTILGIQQVPEELIEAGHSFGASKKQMLYRIQLPLALPTIMAGVNQTLMLSLSMVVIASMIAVGGLGQMVLRGIGRLDMGLAAVGGLGIVILAILLDRITQVLGVNAGNTKLRWYHMGPVSLVLNAINRGNKSELQLRKNTNE; encoded by the coding sequence ATGTCGTCTGAACAAACAAATAATGACCCATGGTCACAGTCTACTCCTGCCGCTCAACCTGCAAGTGATCCTTGGGGCCAAGCCGCTGATACTTCACCATCTGCAGATTGGCTAAGCAGCGAAACCGTCGAAACGACACCTTTTGATCCACTTAACCCATTTGCAGAAGCAGTTCTGCCTGTTGATACTTGGGTTGAGTCTGGATTAAATTGGTTAGTTGAACACGGACGTCCGTTATTTCAAGCAATACGTGTGCCTATCGATTTCATCCTAAGTTCATTTGAAACGGCGTTGGTGTCTACACCAGCTCCGTTTATGTTGATCATCTTGTTTCTCGTCGCATGGCAGTTTTCAAATCTGAAGCTTGGCGTGGCTACCGCAGTATCGTTGACGTTCATTGGCTTGATTGGCGCTTGGTCTGAAGCGATGACCACACTTTCACTGGTTATGACGTCGGTCTTCTTCTGCCTGTTGATTGGTTTACCCATGGGGATATGGCTCGCGCGTAGTAATACTGCGGCTAAATTCGTACGCCCAATTCTCGACGCCATGCAAACGACGCCAGCCTTCGTTTATCTTGTACCCATCGTAATGTTGTTTGGTATCGGTAACGTTCCGGGTGTGGTGGTGACCATCATATTCGCACTTCCTCCTGTTGTACGTTTGACTATCTTGGGTATTCAGCAAGTACCGGAAGAGTTGATCGAAGCGGGTCACTCATTCGGTGCAAGCAAAAAGCAGATGCTTTACCGAATTCAACTACCACTTGCACTGCCAACCATCATGGCGGGCGTGAACCAAACACTGATGTTGTCGCTATCGATGGTGGTTATCGCATCAATGATCGCGGTAGGTGGATTAGGTCAAATGGTACTGAGAGGTATTGGCCGACTGGATATGGGATTGGCCGCTGTTGGTGGCCTAGGCATTGTTATTCTCGCAATCCTACTTGACCGCATTACCCAAGTTCTTGGAGTAAATGCAGGTAATACAAAATTACGCTGGTACCACATGGGCCCTGTTTCTCTTGTGCTCAATGCGATAAATCGCGGTAACAAATCAGAACTACAACTAAGGAAAAACACCAATGAATAA
- a CDS encoding HD-GYP domain-containing protein produces MNQTKIDHVYTLALQHQHSLDALRLLQPMRHHSIETYEHTLRVCLLSYSFGLYLGFDAEQLELIFDSALVHDLGKLKTPGNILHKNGKLTPIERQLMNKHVEESYIMSKHVSELELASILGALHHERWDGNGYPLRLKGEETPLIGQVLALIDTWDAMTSTRAYRTGMPTDKALRILFNERSEGQFNPSLVDKFITFITTIK; encoded by the coding sequence ATGAACCAAACCAAGATTGACCATGTGTACACACTTGCGCTACAACACCAACATTCACTCGATGCACTTAGGTTGTTACAACCAATGCGCCATCATTCGATCGAAACTTATGAACATACATTAAGGGTCTGCCTGCTCTCTTATTCATTTGGTCTGTACTTAGGATTTGATGCAGAGCAGCTAGAGTTAATTTTCGACTCTGCCCTTGTTCACGACTTAGGCAAGTTAAAAACGCCCGGCAACATACTTCATAAGAATGGGAAGCTGACACCGATAGAGCGTCAACTAATGAACAAGCATGTTGAAGAATCTTACATTATGAGTAAGCACGTTTCTGAGTTAGAACTTGCTTCTATTTTGGGTGCACTGCATCATGAACGATGGGATGGGAATGGTTACCCTCTAAGATTGAAAGGAGAAGAAACACCTCTGATTGGACAGGTTCTTGCTCTTATCGACACATGGGATGCTATGACATCAACAAGAGCTTACCGTACTGGCATGCCTACTGATAAAGCACTACGTATTCTGTTTAATGAGAGATCGGAGGGGCAGTTTAATCCATCACTGGTCGACAAATTCATCACCTTCATCACGACCATTAAGTAA
- a CDS encoding M14-type cytosolic carboxypeptidase, with protein MKIFSNFESGNIHVVSADSPQNIQLTIPADNQTEISQWFHFRLESDAQQAHHFEIGQLATSAYPEGWKDYDVVASYDREEWFRIPSQFDGDTLSFDIIPEHDSMYFAYFAPYSYDRHQDLLHSAQTHPACKLETLGHTLDNNDITLLTIGEPSEEKKNIWVIGRQHPGETMAEWLIEGLLQRLLDETDTVGRSLLDSVVFRVVPNMNPDGSIRGHLRTNAIGVNLNREWQSPSMERSPEVFLVRERMLETGVDLCLDIHGDEAIPYNFVAGSEGTPSYNERIAKLENHFKQALLTITPEFQDEFGYDKDEPGKANMTVGTNWIGEQFKCLAYTVEMPFKDHISHADELYGWSPERSAAFGHDMLAAVWATVDEL; from the coding sequence ATGAAAATTTTCAGCAATTTCGAAAGCGGCAACATTCACGTCGTTTCAGCAGATTCACCACAAAACATTCAACTGACTATCCCAGCAGACAACCAGACTGAAATCTCTCAGTGGTTTCACTTCCGTTTAGAAAGCGATGCTCAACAAGCACACCACTTTGAAATCGGCCAACTGGCAACGTCTGCATACCCTGAAGGCTGGAAAGATTACGATGTGGTTGCATCGTATGACCGTGAAGAGTGGTTCCGTATCCCATCTCAATTCGATGGCGACACACTAAGCTTTGATATCATTCCAGAGCACGATTCAATGTACTTCGCGTACTTCGCACCGTACTCATATGATCGTCATCAAGATCTTCTGCACAGTGCTCAAACGCACCCGGCTTGTAAGCTTGAAACTCTGGGTCATACGCTAGACAACAACGACATCACTTTGCTAACTATCGGCGAGCCAAGTGAAGAGAAGAAAAATATCTGGGTTATTGGTCGCCAACACCCTGGCGAGACTATGGCTGAATGGTTGATCGAAGGTCTACTTCAACGTCTACTCGATGAGACAGACACAGTGGGTCGTTCACTATTAGACAGCGTTGTATTCCGTGTTGTGCCTAACATGAACCCAGATGGCAGCATCCGTGGCCACCTGCGCACCAACGCGATCGGCGTTAACCTAAACCGTGAATGGCAGTCACCTTCTATGGAACGCAGCCCTGAGGTTTTCCTTGTACGTGAGCGCATGCTAGAAACTGGCGTTGACCTATGTCTAGACATTCACGGCGATGAAGCGATTCCATATAACTTTGTTGCTGGTAGCGAAGGCACACCTTCATACAATGAGCGTATTGCTAAATTAGAGAACCACTTCAAGCAAGCGCTACTGACGATCACGCCAGAGTTCCAAGATGAGTTTGGTTACGACAAAGACGAACCAGGCAAAGCGAACATGACCGTTGGTACAAACTGGATTGGCGAGCAGTTCAAGTGTTTGGCTTACACGGTTGAGATGCCATTTAAAGATCACATCAGCCACGCTGACGAACTTTACGGCTGGTCGCCAGAGCGTAGTGCCGCATTTGGGCACGACATGCTAGCAGCAGTTTGGGCAACAGTAGACGAGCTATAG
- a CDS encoding LysE family translocator — protein sequence MSWDSIWLFIVIVFFIAIIPGPNALLVLSTALTQRKLFAFVNVLGVSCGFFFHAFISANGISLLLSNTPMAFEGLKWAGVLYLVWLGYNHFRAALRAQEGVLSVVSASGSKLYNQFFKGLLTNLLNPKIVLFYLSIFPQFVSKNAIVADSLMLGGIQASVVSMWFLVVILMADTFKRLLVQKRTSQMMNIVCGVLFVGFSIQLALFQL from the coding sequence ATGAGTTGGGACAGTATCTGGCTGTTTATTGTTATCGTGTTTTTTATTGCCATTATTCCGGGGCCTAATGCTTTATTGGTATTAAGCACAGCCTTAACTCAAAGGAAGCTGTTCGCATTTGTGAACGTGTTGGGCGTGTCATGTGGTTTCTTTTTTCATGCCTTTATCTCGGCCAACGGCATAAGTCTGTTACTGTCGAACACCCCCATGGCCTTTGAAGGGCTAAAATGGGCTGGGGTTTTGTATCTTGTCTGGCTTGGGTATAACCATTTTCGTGCGGCACTGCGCGCTCAAGAGGGCGTACTTTCTGTGGTAAGTGCATCGGGAAGTAAGTTATATAACCAATTTTTCAAAGGGCTCCTTACTAATCTTCTGAATCCTAAAATCGTCCTGTTTTATCTTTCTATATTTCCTCAATTTGTTTCAAAAAATGCGATTGTGGCAGACAGTCTCATGCTTGGTGGGATTCAGGCGTCAGTGGTATCGATGTGGTTCTTGGTTGTGATCTTAATGGCGGATACGTTTAAGCGCTTGTTGGTTCAAAAGCGAACCTCACAAATGATGAACATCGTTTGTGGTGTTCTATTCGTGGGCTTCAGCATCCAGTTGGCGTTGTTTCAGCTTTAG